The segment ATTTATCTCTAAAACTTTCCTTTCCTGGATGATGTGCTCTTTTATTCCACTTCCATACAGTTTTTCTGCTTATTCCAAGAAATTCAGCAATTTCTTTTGTTTTCTTTCCTGCCTTCTTTGCCATAACCATTATTCTCCTCATTTCTGGAGTAACATGTGACATTTCCCATTCCCTCCTATAAAGAATGGGAAATTGGTTTAAGAAATGTTACCGATCTGTGTTTACTTTACAGCTCAAAAAGTTAAAATTTTATATTAAAAATGTATATCCATCGATGAAGTTGAACCCCTCTCCTCTGGGACTTGCCGCATTTGCACTGACAACCTTCTTGCTGTCTCTGCATAATCTTGGCTTTATGGAAGGAGGAATTGTAATTTCTCTCGCCCTTTTCTATGGCGGGATGGCGCAGTTTTGCGCTGGCATGCTGGCATTTAAAGCAGAAAATAATTTTGCTGGCACTGCTTTTTCTTCATATGGAGCATTCTGGCTTTCCTTCGGGCTCGCTGAAATTTTTAAGTTATGCGGGCTTTTGAATTTTACAGCAAAGGAAACTGGTTTTATGCTGATTGCATGGGGAATATTCACTTTTTACATGTGGATTCCTTCTCTTAAAGTGGGAAAGGCTGTTTCTCTTGTTTTTCTAACTCTTTGGCTAACATTCTTTGCTCTTGGTCTTGCATCAATTTTTTCATTCAGTTCAAAAATTGGAGGGGCA is part of the Thermoplasmatales archaeon genome and harbors:
- a CDS encoding acetate uptake transporter, which codes for MKLNPSPLGLAAFALTTFLLSLHNLGFMEGGIVISLALFYGGMAQFCAGMLAFKAENNFAGTAFSSYGAFWLSFGLAEIFKLCGLLNFTAKETGFMLIAWGIFTFYMWIPSLKVGKAVSLVFLTLWLTFFALGLASIFSFSSKIGGAVGIVCSLLAWYVSAGELINEFYGNKVIL
- a CDS encoding sigma-70 region 4 domain-containing protein; the encoded protein is MSHVTPEMRRIMVMAKKAGKKTKEIAEFLGISRKTVWKWNKRAHHPGKESFRDK